In one window of Poriferisphaera corsica DNA:
- a CDS encoding LacI family DNA-binding transcriptional regulator, translated as MSRATTSKKTKRKTARRASANGTISISDVAKHANVSLGTVSRVLNRHPSVGSDLRKKVLASSRSLGFVPKVSHRCVAVITGRYSPAMPIGYVSAMTSLVSQELASRGMAVELIDIGNIELAYEAHIDGVIGIVFDQRLTELTSIPNLPIVSINKPMVEHGIGSVYADHYQQAEMACKYLLQQGHREIAFMEIERGEWGSCERTAAFCDVMNEAGLIVDPSRICYTIEQPVYDILSRWCQRGVTGILNFSEDVSLEAIHILSNVLSKQIGRDISTISLEDVPIYQYLTPPQTVVRQPLAEMAKIAVDNIIKQVEDKDSTQVIDIKLETQLIERDSVVNLSI; from the coding sequence ATGAGTCGTGCCACCACATCTAAAAAGACCAAACGCAAAACCGCACGCCGCGCTTCCGCCAACGGTACGATCTCAATCTCAGATGTCGCCAAGCACGCCAACGTCTCCCTCGGCACAGTCTCGCGTGTATTGAACCGTCACCCATCCGTCGGCAGCGATCTACGGAAAAAAGTCCTCGCAAGCAGCCGCTCCCTCGGCTTCGTCCCCAAAGTCTCACACCGCTGCGTTGCCGTCATCACCGGACGATACTCACCCGCCATGCCCATCGGCTACGTCTCCGCCATGACCTCTCTCGTCTCGCAGGAACTCGCCAGCCGTGGCATGGCCGTCGAACTCATCGACATCGGCAATATCGAACTTGCATACGAAGCTCACATCGACGGTGTCATCGGCATCGTCTTCGATCAACGCCTCACCGAACTCACCTCAATCCCCAACCTCCCCATCGTCTCCATCAACAAACCCATGGTCGAGCACGGCATCGGCTCCGTTTACGCCGATCACTACCAGCAAGCCGAAATGGCCTGCAAATACCTCCTCCAGCAGGGTCACCGCGAGATCGCATTCATGGAAATCGAACGCGGCGAATGGGGCTCATGTGAACGCACCGCCGCCTTCTGCGACGTTATGAACGAAGCCGGCCTCATCGTCGATCCCTCGCGCATCTGCTACACCATCGAACAACCCGTCTACGACATCCTCTCTCGATGGTGTCAACGCGGCGTCACTGGCATCCTCAATTTCTCCGAAGATGTCAGCCTCGAAGCCATTCACATTCTCAGCAACGTACTTAGCAAACAAATCGGCCGCGACATCTCAACCATCTCACTCGAAGATGTCCCCATCTATCAATACCTCACCCCACCGCAAACCGTCGTCCGCCAGCCGCTCGCCGAAATGGCCAAAATCGCCGTCGATAACATCATCAAACAAGTCGAAGATAAAGATTCTACTCAAGTCATAGATATCAAGCTCGAAACGCAACTCATCGAGCGTGATTCAGTCGTAAATCTGTCTATTTAA
- a CDS encoding PEP-CTERM sorting domain-containing protein, with protein sequence MLKNSKKLMGVLSIGALMTTGVNAAVIDNMDNADMFSAAFGAASAADNGSGQVVFSKSAGASTDSGITWSDLGGAKISLTDSLVTITAHEPADNDYININAIYFDAAGDYVGQSLVLPDTNAETPINFDVAIGTLPANAASYVLQIRILPWAAAEASYTFDQISAQAVPEPASMLLLGAGGLLMLRRRSS encoded by the coding sequence ATGTTGAAGAATAGTAAAAAATTAATGGGTGTTTTATCAATCGGAGCGTTGATGACAACAGGTGTAAACGCCGCAGTCATCGACAACATGGATAATGCGGATATGTTCAGCGCCGCTTTTGGTGCCGCATCCGCTGCTGACAACGGCTCCGGCCAAGTTGTCTTCAGTAAATCTGCTGGTGCATCCACAGATTCAGGCATCACATGGAGCGATCTTGGCGGCGCTAAAATCTCACTCACCGATTCACTCGTCACCATCACCGCTCACGAGCCCGCAGACAACGACTACATCAACATCAACGCCATCTACTTCGATGCCGCCGGTGATTATGTCGGTCAATCACTCGTCCTACCCGATACAAACGCCGAAACGCCCATCAATTTCGATGTCGCCATCGGCACTCTTCCCGCAAACGCCGCAAGCTACGTCCTGCAGATCCGTATCTTGCCTTGGGCCGCCGCCGAAGCCTCATACACCTTCGATCAAATTTCTGCGCAAGCCGTACCCGAGCCTGCTTCCATGCTGCTTCTCGGTGCTGGCGGGTTGTTGATGCTGCGACGTCGCAGTTCGTGA